One window of Aliarcobacter lanthieri genomic DNA carries:
- the cas2 gene encoding CRISPR-associated endonuclease Cas2, protein MSKDKFNYNYAFLFYDIADEFSEIGKYRVAKVFKICKKYLKHHQKSIFRGNITPSNQIKLENELKKVIDKNLDFISIIKVQNSGSFNETIIGTNQKKEESIFI, encoded by the coding sequence GTGAGTAAAGATAAGTTTAACTATAACTATGCTTTTTTATTTTATGATATTGCTGATGAGTTTAGTGAAATTGGGAAATATAGAGTTGCAAAAGTTTTTAAAATATGTAAAAAATATCTAAAACATCATCAAAAATCTATATTTAGAGGAAATATAACTCCTTCAAATCAGATAAAATTAGAAAATGAACTAAAAAAAGTAATAGACAAAAATCTTGATTTTATCTCTATTATAAAAGTTCAAAACAGTGGAAGTTTTAATGAAACAATCATTGGAACTAATCAGAAAAAAGAGGAATCTATATTTATTTAA
- the cas1b gene encoding type I-B CRISPR-associated endonuclease Cas1b, giving the protein MAKNHTRYIFSMGELKRKDNSIAFRNEKGNFYIPVQDTREVYCMNEVSFNTKFLDFISKAGITLHLFNYHGNYSGTFYPKEQLISGDLSIKQALCYVENRLNIAKSIVQVIADNIFETLYHYFRHDKKELKPTLDWLKTEPKKFLQKDITIEQIMFIEGQIWNKFYDSFKYFLPEDFLMNKRVKRPPNNPMNALVSFGNTLLYTKTISAIYTTHLNQAISFLHSPREGRFSLCLDLSEAFKPIIVFKTIFDLVGRKKLQVEKHFDKSLNYALLNEDGKKIFIDAFETRLNETFMHPKLKRKTTYKNCLKLEGYKLIKYIVEKKEFIPFRLKDKM; this is encoded by the coding sequence ATGGCAAAAAATCATACAAGATATATTTTTTCTATGGGTGAGTTAAAAAGAAAAGATAACTCAATAGCATTTAGAAATGAAAAAGGAAATTTTTATATTCCAGTTCAAGATACAAGAGAAGTTTACTGTATGAATGAAGTGAGTTTCAACACAAAATTTTTAGATTTTATCTCTAAAGCTGGGATCACACTTCATTTATTCAATTATCATGGAAATTATAGTGGTACATTTTATCCAAAAGAGCAACTAATAAGTGGTGATTTAAGTATAAAACAAGCTTTATGTTATGTAGAAAATCGGCTCAATATCGCAAAATCAATAGTTCAAGTAATAGCGGACAATATTTTTGAAACACTTTATCACTACTTTAGACACGATAAAAAGGAGTTAAAACCAACACTTGATTGGCTTAAAACTGAACCAAAAAAATTTTTACAAAAAGATATTACAATTGAGCAAATTATGTTTATTGAAGGGCAAATTTGGAATAAATTTTATGATAGTTTTAAATACTTTTTACCAGAAGACTTTTTGATGAATAAAAGAGTAAAAAGACCTCCAAATAATCCTATGAATGCACTTGTAAGTTTTGGGAATACCCTACTTTACACAAAAACAATAAGTGCAATTTATACAACTCATCTTAATCAAGCAATAAGTTTTTTACATAGTCCACGAGAAGGAAGATTTAGCTTATGTTTGGATTTAAGTGAAGCTTTTAAACCTATAATTGTTTTTAAAACTATTTTTGACTTAGTTGGTAGAAAAAAACTGCAAGTTGAAAAACATTTTGATAAAAGTTTAAACTATGCACTTTTAAATGAAGATGGTAAGAAAATCTTTATAGATGCTTTTGAAACAAGGCTAAATGAAACTTTTATGCACCCAAAACTTAAAAGAAAAACTACATATAAAAATTGTTTAAAACTTGAAGGATATAAACTTATAAAATATATTGTTGAGAAAAAAGAGTTTATTCCTTTTAGACTAAAGGATAAGATGTGA
- a CDS encoding DUF302 domain-containing protein: protein MQYIETSSKSVQEVVDSIQQISSKYGFGVQHIYNLQETLHNKGKNLDEECQIVDICNPTFAEEFLNGDISLSCILPCKIAVFTKDKKTHIALNSLAQLVDDINPDFIEVAQDAQEELLKIIEEAK, encoded by the coding sequence ATGCAATACATAGAAACTTCATCTAAAAGCGTTCAAGAAGTAGTAGATTCAATACAACAAATATCTTCAAAATATGGTTTTGGAGTTCAACATATTTATAATTTACAAGAAACTTTACATAATAAAGGGAAAAATCTCGATGAAGAATGTCAAATAGTAGATATTTGTAATCCTACATTTGCAGAAGAGTTTTTAAATGGTGATATATCATTATCTTGTATTTTACCTTGTAAAATTGCAGTTTTTACAAAAGACAAAAAAACTCATATTGCACTAAACTCTTTAGCTCAATTAGTAGATGATATAAACCCTGATTTTATAGAAGTTGCACAAGATGCACAAGAAGAACTTTTAAAAATTATTGAAGAAGCAAAATAA
- the cas5 gene encoding CRISPR-associated protein Cas5, whose amino-acid sequence MKVIRFELEGLLNSFRIPFFRTYHKTFLAPPKTTIIGMLCNISLKSQREFFEILDKELIDVSVIIDEINGKTKDLWSYKTLEKGNMGKSVVRRDKLYLSKYTIYLNVKDENLFDEVLESLQKPKNTPSLGLDDELVIIKNIEDFTNKLRVNDTNQINSVFLNKNYQYKAFVRELNKPIELPTANLTPIKFIAFDKKENRISKEVKEEFLQVEYINCNIQIDDITSYVDEERNNKLVFY is encoded by the coding sequence GTGAAAGTTATAAGATTTGAATTAGAGGGATTGTTGAATTCATTTAGAATTCCTTTTTTTAGAACTTATCATAAAACATTTTTAGCTCCTCCCAAAACTACTATAATTGGAATGCTTTGCAATATATCTTTAAAATCTCAAAGAGAATTTTTTGAGATTTTGGATAAAGAGCTAATCGATGTATCTGTTATTATTGATGAAATAAATGGAAAAACTAAAGATTTATGGAGTTATAAAACTTTAGAAAAAGGGAATATGGGTAAAAGTGTTGTTAGAAGAGATAAATTATATTTATCAAAATACACAATTTATCTTAATGTAAAAGATGAAAATCTTTTTGATGAAGTTTTAGAATCTTTACAAAAACCCAAAAATACTCCATCATTAGGGCTTGATGATGAATTAGTAATAATAAAAAATATTGAAGACTTCACAAATAAACTAAGAGTAAATGATACAAATCAAATCAATTCTGTATTTTTAAATAAAAATTATCAATATAAAGCTTTTGTAAGAGAGTTAAATAAACCTATTGAACTTCCAACAGCAAATTTAACTCCAATAAAATTTATAGCTTTTGATAAAAAAGAGAATAGAATTTCAAAGGAAGTTAAAGAAGAGTTTTTACAAGTTGAATATATAAATTGTAATATACAAATTGATGACATAACAAGTTATGTAGATGAAGAAAGAAACAATAAATTGGTATTTTATTAA
- a CDS encoding CRISPR-associated helicase/endonuclease Cas3 — translation MEIWAKKLDDKYQSLEEHTLWVVEEALKQIDDKTIQKVSNISGWSVDKIKDLIFFSAYFHDIGKATIEFQNTIKNGTKSYHPLYSAFLLLNIKDFIYKDEGFSNLLVIIVLSHHSLFPKTYSLDNYNFTFLSSYKSFQKNYKYLYKKLFNKECLYDFNFKEVKKENYLQYINTLEKQYSKINNINKFGILYTYVSGILNIADWIASAKFSKTTPQTTFNLIPTKQDFISHLTFKKLRNFQEELSFSNQSVLVEIPTGEGKTEGSLLWAINNIYDKNTKIIYTLPTQTTSNKLYERVQNFFDKNECGLIHSSARIFLQKEYERDNGVVDEQFRSELLFSKTFNKPITVSTIDSLLKYFINIGRFNIATKNFLNSVVIIDEVHSYDFKLMGFLKRFLELCNEYEVKVCLMSASIPNKLKELLNIKNYPVITQNDLFEKKANEIIKKDYELNEDYDFIYEKFKESKNILIIRNTVKSATNTYRYLKEEFLLKDEDIILYHSTFKKIDKQKKENLIFEKLNSNKPFILVATQIVEVSLDIDFDLMFTDNAPIDSLIQRFGRVNRKKSEKRKGEIYIYKKKCIKPYSNEALLGLTFQTIQNGYYELGEYVKWLNIVYDKLFEDDIQFKNVKTRLFDPAYLKYDETIKKLNGIEKSLDNYDLRDIELPKNDYLLYDDYINGRVEYDYTISLPLYHEKQYLYQSQEELNYKILNLEYSFEEGIIFSDNNGLNELG, via the coding sequence ATGGAAATTTGGGCTAAAAAATTAGATGATAAATATCAAAGCTTAGAAGAACATACTTTATGGGTAGTAGAAGAAGCACTAAAACAAATTGATGATAAAACGATTCAGAAAGTATCTAATATCTCGGGTTGGAGTGTTGATAAAATCAAAGATTTGATATTTTTTAGTGCATATTTTCACGATATTGGAAAAGCTACTATAGAGTTTCAAAATACAATTAAAAATGGAACAAAATCTTATCATCCTTTATACAGTGCTTTTTTATTATTAAATATAAAAGATTTTATTTATAAAGATGAAGGATTTAGTAATTTATTAGTAATAATTGTATTGTCACATCATTCATTATTTCCTAAAACATACAGTTTGGATAACTATAATTTTACTTTTTTATCTAGTTATAAAAGCTTTCAGAAGAATTATAAATATCTTTATAAAAAATTATTTAATAAAGAATGTTTATATGATTTTAATTTTAAAGAAGTAAAAAAAGAGAATTATCTACAATATATTAATACATTAGAAAAACAATATTCAAAAATCAATAATATAAATAAATTTGGAATACTTTATACTTATGTTTCAGGAATTTTAAATATTGCAGATTGGATTGCTAGTGCAAAATTTTCTAAAACTACTCCACAAACAACTTTTAATTTAATACCTACAAAACAAGATTTTATAAGTCATTTAACTTTTAAAAAGTTAAGAAATTTTCAAGAAGAACTCTCTTTTTCAAATCAAAGTGTTTTAGTTGAAATTCCTACAGGAGAAGGGAAAACTGAAGGATCTTTATTGTGGGCAATAAATAATATATATGATAAAAATACAAAAATAATCTATACTTTACCAACTCAAACTACTTCAAATAAACTTTATGAAAGAGTTCAAAACTTTTTTGACAAAAATGAGTGTGGATTGATTCATTCAAGTGCAAGAATATTTCTACAAAAAGAGTATGAAAGAGATAATGGAGTTGTAGATGAACAATTTAGAAGTGAGTTATTATTTAGTAAAACTTTTAATAAACCTATAACTGTATCTACAATAGACTCTTTACTAAAATACTTTATAAATATTGGAAGATTTAATATTGCAACTAAAAACTTTTTAAATTCTGTAGTTATCATAGATGAAGTTCACTCTTATGATTTTAAACTAATGGGCTTTTTAAAAAGATTTTTAGAACTTTGTAATGAGTATGAAGTAAAAGTTTGTTTAATGAGTGCCTCAATACCAAATAAATTAAAAGAGTTGCTTAATATAAAAAATTATCCAGTTATTACACAAAACGATCTGTTTGAGAAAAAAGCAAATGAGATAATAAAAAAAGATTATGAATTAAATGAAGATTATGATTTTATTTATGAAAAATTTAAAGAGTCAAAAAATATTTTGATTATTAGGAATACAGTAAAAAGTGCAACAAATACATACAGGTATTTAAAAGAAGAATTTTTATTAAAGGATGAGGATATAATACTTTATCATTCAACATTCAAGAAAATAGATAAACAGAAAAAAGAGAATTTAATTTTTGAAAAATTGAATTCTAATAAACCTTTTATTCTTGTAGCAACTCAAATTGTGGAAGTCTCACTTGATATAGACTTTGATTTAATGTTTACAGATAATGCTCCAATAGATAGCTTAATTCAAAGATTTGGAAGAGTAAATCGTAAAAAAAGTGAAAAAAGAAAAGGTGAAATATATATTTATAAAAAGAAATGTATAAAACCATATTCAAATGAAGCTTTATTGGGCTTAACATTTCAGACAATCCAAAATGGATACTATGAATTGGGAGAGTATGTTAAATGGTTAAATATTGTGTATGATAAATTGTTTGAAGATGATATACAATTTAAAAATGTAAAAACTAGACTTTTTGATCCAGCATATTTAAAATATGACGAAACAATAAAAAAACTAAATGGTATAGAAAAATCATTGGATAATTATGATTTAAGAGATATTGAATTACCTAAAAATGACTATTTATTATACGATGATTATATAAATGGAAGAGTTGAATATGACTATACAATTTCATTACCACTTTATCATGAAAAACAATATTTATACCAATCTCAAGAAGAGTTAAATTATAAAATTCTAAATTTAGAATACTCTTTTGAAGAAGGAATAATATTTTCTGATAATAATGGTTTGAATGAACTTGGATAA
- a CDS encoding ribonuclease HI, with amino-acid sequence MNIDKKLLELITYNNKLNESQFKILDIQLDNHNWQDVALKKDISKNDINLLMLLRGDFSISIQEQIIKNYHTILEHNNIQAKVYTPTIKEENQNIENEKEYIKIYCDGACSGNPGNAGSGLAIYSNNKNPILIYGAYVENGTNNIAELNALLKALNIASQTNSKNKISILTDSKYSIECVTTWAYSWKKNAWSKKGGEIKNLEIIQEAHYLYEKIKDKIEIIHVKGHSGVEGNELADRMAVNAIKEKKEDFTTYSYNKIEDVLTLKSY; translated from the coding sequence ATGAATATAGATAAAAAACTCTTAGAACTTATTACTTATAATAATAAATTAAATGAATCACAATTTAAAATTTTAGATATACAATTAGATAATCATAATTGGCAAGATGTGGCTTTAAAAAAAGATATATCAAAAAATGATATAAATTTACTAATGCTCTTAAGAGGTGATTTTTCTATAAGTATTCAAGAACAAATCATAAAAAATTATCATACTATTTTAGAACACAATAATATACAAGCAAAAGTTTATACTCCAACAATCAAAGAAGAAAATCAAAATATAGAAAATGAAAAAGAATATATAAAAATCTATTGTGATGGAGCTTGTAGTGGAAATCCAGGAAATGCCGGAAGTGGACTTGCTATTTACTCAAATAACAAAAATCCTATTTTAATATATGGTGCTTATGTTGAAAATGGAACAAATAATATAGCTGAATTAAATGCACTACTTAAAGCTTTGAATATTGCTTCGCAAACTAATTCAAAAAATAAAATATCTATTCTTACTGATTCAAAATATTCAATAGAATGTGTTACAACTTGGGCATACTCATGGAAAAAAAATGCTTGGAGTAAAAAAGGTGGAGAGATAAAAAATCTTGAAATAATCCAAGAAGCACACTATTTATATGAAAAAATAAAAGATAAAATAGAAATAATTCATGTAAAAGGACATAGTGGAGTAGAAGGAAATGAGTTAGCAGATAGAATGGCTGTAAATGCGATAAAAGAGAAAAAAGAAGATTTTACTACATATTCTTATAATAAAATAGAAGATGTTTTAACACTTAAATCTTATTAA
- a CDS encoding CRISPR-associated endoribonuclease Cas6 — MKIFELKCITYLKQDVVFEDSFDVISKYINFSICQKDEYLEKHNKNMFNNFCFGSFFPIEKDKLYKKGNTYSFTIRTVDEKFAKELINLLRENINNPFLQIIQVEKKEKKQFFISELYSATPVVMSIKKKDLQDRQLFWTLEKSGDIIELQNQLQDNLLKKYEEFFDEKLIPTQNFIQLLEIKNHKPQYIFFKTTKNEIQRKVALIGNKFRIVPNEDEISQKLAFLSLGVGLGEKISYGAGFLIVKR, encoded by the coding sequence ATGAAAATATTTGAACTTAAATGTATAACATACTTAAAACAAGATGTAGTTTTTGAAGATAGTTTTGATGTAATTTCAAAATATATCAATTTCTCTATTTGTCAAAAAGATGAATATTTGGAAAAACACAATAAAAATATGTTTAATAATTTTTGTTTTGGAAGTTTTTTTCCAATAGAAAAAGATAAACTTTATAAAAAAGGGAATACATACTCTTTTACTATTAGAACAGTAGATGAAAAGTTTGCAAAAGAACTAATAAACTTGCTTCGAGAAAATATCAATAATCCATTTTTACAAATTATTCAAGTTGAAAAAAAAGAGAAAAAACAGTTTTTTATAAGTGAACTTTATAGTGCAACTCCTGTTGTAATGTCTATTAAAAAAAAGGATTTACAAGATAGACAACTTTTTTGGACGTTGGAAAAAAGTGGTGATATAATAGAACTTCAAAATCAACTCCAAGATAATTTACTAAAAAAATATGAAGAGTTTTTTGATGAAAAACTAATTCCAACACAAAACTTTATCCAACTTCTTGAGATAAAAAATCATAAACCACAATATATTTTTTTTAAAACTACAAAAAATGAAATTCAAAGAAAAGTAGCACTTATAGGCAATAAGTTTAGAATAGTTCCAAATGAAGATGAAATAAGTCAAAAGTTAGCATTTTTAAGCTTGGGTGTTGGACTTGGTGAAAAGATAAGCTATGGTGCTGGGTTTTTGATTGTAAAGAGATAG
- a CDS encoding heavy metal translocating P-type ATPase, giving the protein MKKVKLQNLDCANCALKIEKALNNMEELSNVKLNFSTSTLTFEQNTKDDLLEKIEKEIQKIEREVIIIKNDKKLQRNFWQLIDKKLLALTLVSLILTYISYNYIENNSFKFIGYLIAYLLVGYDVLYKAFRNILNGKVFDENFLMSIATIGAFALGDFVEGISVMIFYKIGEMFQGVAVNNSRDSINSLIDIKPEFANVKEDNKIVQKSPEDVKVGDTILVKVGEKVPVDGILIDNSSFDTSAITGEFKPKTLKANENVLSGFINISNASYIKVTSLYKDSTIAKIIELIENASSKKANAEKLISKIAGVYTPIVVILAIFLAFLPPLFIENANYSEWIERALVFLVISCPCALVVSVPLSFFSAIGAISKKGVLVKGANYVEKLTEIENIVFDKTGTLTKGVFEVTKIKSFGISEDELLKNCALVESFSTHPIGKSIVKAYNKELNLKEVSFSEEISGLGMKAKILDNDVLVGNERLLEKFGVKLEKIEDSLNVIYVAINSKFVGYIVVSDIVKAEAKYFINELKELNILKTFMLTGDRKEVALDVAKNIGIDEVKYELLPQDKLKIYEEIKKENGKTTAFVGDGINDAPTLANSDIGFAMGKVGSDLAIKSADVIVLNDNLNAISDVIKIAKKTKTIVYQNIIFVMAIKVIFLVLGADAIIGMKEAIFADVGVALLAIFNSMRILKNSDKINKECHL; this is encoded by the coding sequence ATGAAAAAAGTAAAACTACAAAATTTGGATTGTGCTAATTGTGCTTTAAAAATAGAAAAAGCTTTAAATAATATGGAAGAACTTTCAAATGTAAAACTAAATTTTTCAACATCAACTTTGACATTTGAACAAAATACTAAAGATGATTTATTAGAAAAAATAGAAAAAGAGATACAAAAAATTGAAAGAGAAGTTATTATTATAAAAAATGATAAAAAATTACAAAGAAATTTTTGGCAATTAATAGATAAGAAACTTTTGGCTTTAACTTTAGTATCTCTTATCTTAACATATATATCTTATAACTATATAGAAAATAATTCTTTTAAATTTATAGGCTATCTTATAGCTTATTTACTTGTTGGTTATGATGTTTTATATAAAGCTTTTAGAAATATTTTAAATGGAAAAGTTTTTGATGAGAATTTTTTAATGTCAATAGCAACTATTGGGGCTTTTGCATTGGGAGATTTTGTAGAAGGTATTTCTGTTATGATATTTTATAAAATAGGGGAGATGTTTCAAGGAGTTGCAGTAAATAATTCAAGAGATAGTATAAACTCTTTAATTGATATAAAACCAGAATTTGCAAATGTAAAAGAAGATAATAAAATAGTTCAAAAATCTCCAGAAGATGTAAAAGTAGGTGATACTATTTTGGTTAAAGTTGGAGAAAAAGTACCTGTTGATGGAATTTTGATAGACAATAGTTCTTTTGATACAAGTGCAATTACAGGTGAGTTTAAACCAAAAACTTTAAAAGCAAATGAAAATGTTTTAAGTGGATTTATCAATATATCAAATGCTTCATATATTAAAGTAACCTCTTTGTATAAAGATTCAACAATTGCAAAAATTATTGAATTGATTGAAAATGCAAGTTCAAAAAAAGCAAATGCTGAAAAACTTATATCAAAAATTGCTGGAGTTTACACTCCAATAGTTGTTATTCTAGCTATATTTTTGGCATTTTTACCTCCACTTTTTATTGAGAATGCAAATTATTCAGAATGGATTGAAAGGGCATTAGTATTTTTAGTTATATCTTGCCCTTGTGCTTTAGTTGTATCTGTACCATTATCATTTTTTAGTGCTATTGGAGCTATTTCTAAAAAAGGTGTTTTAGTAAAAGGTGCAAACTATGTAGAAAAATTAACTGAGATTGAAAATATAGTTTTTGATAAAACTGGAACTTTAACAAAAGGGGTTTTTGAAGTTACAAAAATAAAATCTTTTGGAATAAGTGAAGATGAACTACTTAAAAATTGTGCTTTAGTTGAGAGTTTTTCTACTCATCCAATAGGAAAATCAATAGTAAAAGCTTATAACAAAGAGTTAAATCTAAAAGAAGTTAGTTTTAGTGAAGAAATAAGTGGTTTAGGAATGAAAGCAAAAATTTTAGATAATGATGTTTTAGTTGGAAATGAAAGATTACTTGAAAAATTTGGTGTAAAATTAGAAAAAATTGAAGATAGTTTAAATGTTATTTATGTTGCAATAAATTCAAAATTTGTTGGATACATTGTAGTAAGTGATATTGTAAAAGCTGAAGCAAAATATTTTATAAATGAGTTAAAAGAATTAAATATTTTAAAAACTTTTATGCTAACTGGAGATAGAAAAGAAGTAGCCTTAGATGTTGCAAAAAATATAGGAATAGATGAGGTAAAATATGAACTTTTACCACAAGATAAACTAAAAATATATGAAGAAATAAAAAAAGAGAATGGAAAAACTACAGCTTTTGTTGGTGATGGTATAAATGATGCTCCCACTTTGGCAAATTCAGATATTGGTTTTGCTATGGGAAAAGTTGGAAGTGATTTAGCTATAAAATCAGCTGATGTGATAGTTTTAAATGATAATTTAAATGCAATTAGTGATGTTATTAAAATAGCTAAAAAAACAAAAACTATTGTATATCAAAATATTATTTTTGTAATGGCTATAAAAGTTATTTTCTTAGTTTTAGGAGCAGATGCAATCATAGGTATGAAAGAAGCCATTTTTGCCGATGTTGGTGTAGCACTCTTAGCTATATTTAACTCTATGAGAATTTTAAAAAATAGTGATAAAATAAATAAAGAATGTCATTTATAA
- the cas4 gene encoding CRISPR-associated protein Cas4, whose protein sequence is MININGTLISYYFICKAKLWLHANRINLEDNSEDVRIGKVLHEINEEKNKKSEISIDNIKIDKITRDYLVEVKKSDSDPEAVKWQVLLYLYKLKQKGVEKKGKIEYIEKRGDKKIDFIELDETNEKDLLEVLSNIEILINQTTPPKPIFENKCKKCAYFEYCFI, encoded by the coding sequence TTGATAAATATTAACGGAACTTTAATTTCATACTATTTTATTTGTAAAGCAAAGCTTTGGCTCCATGCAAATCGTATAAATCTTGAAGACAATAGTGAAGATGTACGAATAGGAAAAGTTTTACATGAAATAAATGAAGAGAAAAATAAAAAATCAGAAATTAGTATCGACAATATCAAAATAGACAAAATTACAAGAGATTATCTTGTTGAAGTTAAAAAATCAGATAGCGATCCAGAAGCTGTAAAATGGCAAGTTCTACTCTATCTTTATAAGTTAAAACAAAAGGGTGTAGAGAAAAAAGGGAAAATTGAGTATATAGAAAAAAGAGGCGATAAAAAAATAGATTTTATAGAGCTGGATGAAACAAATGAAAAAGACCTTTTAGAAGTTTTATCAAATATTGAAATATTGATAAATCAAACAACTCCACCAAAACCAATATTTGAGAATAAGTGTAAAAAATGTGCTTATTTTGAGTATTGTTTTATTTAA
- a CDS encoding DUF2721 domain-containing protein — protein sequence MLNEIDVNSVNSVSQIIQLSVAPVFLLAGLAGLLNLFTSRLSRIIDKIEKLDKIEKDNSFKEDIILLDEIKQKRKFLRIRMRNTNLAILFGTTTGLLISLVILTMFLSKIFEFKDSLFIAILFILAMISLILSLILFLKEIFTTIFMNT from the coding sequence ATGCTCAATGAAATTGATGTAAATAGTGTAAATAGTGTTTCACAAATAATTCAACTTTCTGTTGCTCCTGTTTTTTTACTTGCAGGTCTTGCTGGACTTCTAAATCTTTTTACATCAAGACTTTCAAGAATTATTGATAAGATCGAAAAGTTAGATAAAATTGAAAAAGATAACTCTTTCAAAGAAGATATAATTTTATTAGATGAAATAAAACAAAAAAGAAAATTTTTAAGAATAAGAATGAGAAATACAAACTTAGCTATTTTATTTGGAACAACTACGGGATTACTTATATCTTTAGTAATTTTAACTATGTTTTTAAGTAAAATTTTTGAATTTAAAGACTCTTTATTTATAGCAATTTTGTTTATTCTAGCTATGATTTCTCTAATATTATCTTTAATTCTATTTTTAAAAGAAATTTTCACAACTATTTTTATGAATACATAA
- the cas7i gene encoding type I-B CRISPR-associated protein Cas7/Cst2/DevR, which yields MFLNIAYITKVNVASLNGSEGSGGNVTVMKKISNTNGDEFAYVSGQALRRYLKETLMQLGEKISSVDEDGNPSIEENGKYPSLNVKIDDKQREKIYKLVCDLDLFGFMLPKGGRRWSPVKVSPLVSLLPYKGEYDYLTRKQKTEDESKKSGNIVQVEVDTLNFMRGNMMVNISHIGKEINEYTYEEKEILNKEERNKRLNILLDAIKSFNGGAKQARNLEDISPKFIIISKQKTGNPFLLNTLNVDNDGNINIENIKEALADNITEQYTVGIAKGIFSNEKEIKNTFPNVVTISQAIEMYKNSIEA from the coding sequence ATGTTTTTAAATATAGCATATATAACAAAAGTAAATGTAGCTTCACTAAATGGTAGTGAAGGTAGTGGTGGAAATGTTACAGTAATGAAAAAAATTTCAAATACAAATGGAGATGAATTTGCTTATGTATCAGGTCAAGCTTTAAGAAGATATTTAAAAGAAACTCTTATGCAACTTGGAGAAAAAATAAGTAGTGTTGATGAGGATGGAAATCCATCAATTGAAGAAAATGGAAAATATCCATCTTTAAATGTAAAAATAGATGATAAACAAAGAGAAAAAATTTATAAATTGGTTTGTGATTTAGATTTATTTGGATTTATGTTACCAAAAGGTGGACGAAGATGGTCACCAGTTAAAGTTAGTCCTTTAGTATCTTTACTGCCATATAAAGGAGAGTATGACTATCTTACTAGAAAGCAGAAGACAGAAGATGAGAGTAAAAAAAGTGGAAATATTGTACAAGTTGAAGTAGATACACTGAATTTTATGAGAGGAAATATGATGGTTAATATTTCTCATATTGGAAAAGAGATTAATGAATATACTTATGAAGAAAAAGAAATTTTAAATAAAGAAGAGAGAAATAAACGGTTAAATATTTTACTTGATGCAATAAAATCATTTAATGGTGGAGCAAAACAAGCTAGAAATCTTGAAGATATTTCGCCAAAATTTATAATCATTTCAAAACAAAAAACTGGAAATCCATTTTTACTAAATACTTTAAATGTAGATAATGATGGAAATATAAATATAGAGAATATAAAAGAAGCTTTAGCTGATAATATAACGGAACAATATACAGTAGGAATAGCAAAAGGAATTTTCTCAAATGAAAAAGAAATAAAAAATACATTTCCAAATGTTGTAACTATTTCACAAGCTATTGAAATGTATAAAAACAGTATAGAAGCTTAA
- a CDS encoding ArsR/SmtB family transcription factor, with product MKNRCCDYSEEFDRVKENLVNEEILYDVAELFKAFADTTRIKIISVLQEEELCVGAISELLNMSQSAISHQLKALKNAKIIKSKKLGKWVYYSLDDDHIKRIYDMGLDHITKG from the coding sequence ATGAAAAACAGGTGTTGTGATTACTCAGAAGAGTTTGATAGAGTAAAAGAAAATTTGGTAAATGAAGAGATACTTTATGATGTTGCAGAGCTTTTTAAAGCTTTTGCTGATACAACAAGAATAAAAATAATTTCAGTTCTTCAAGAAGAAGAACTTTGTGTTGGAGCTATAAGTGAACTTTTAAATATGAGTCAATCAGCTATTTCTCATCAATTAAAAGCCTTAAAAAATGCAAAGATAATAAAATCAAAAAAATTAGGTAAATGGGTTTATTACTCACTTGATGATGATCATATAAAAAGAATTTACGATATGGGACTAGATCATATAACGAAAGGTTAA